In the genome of Chiroxiphia lanceolata isolate bChiLan1 chromosome 5, bChiLan1.pri, whole genome shotgun sequence, the window ATGGGATCTTCTGCCCGGATCTCACCACCCCAGACCTCTCCAATATTAAGGCttggagaggaaaggagggaggcaTAGCATCCCAAGTGACCAGGGAATGCAACGTCTCTACATCCCACACCGAAAACGAGCCCCTTACACAAGTTCTGCACCCGACCGCAGCCGCAGCCCCGTGGCGCTGCTGGCGGGGGGACGCTGAAGTCCTGCTTGCCCTAGGGTCACCCTCCTGCCTCCGAAATGCGAGGGCTACCTGTCGGACATCTCCCCGCGCTTCCAAATCCCGGGCAGGGGCTCGGACGTGGCCTCCAGTGCCCGTGGCTCAGTCACCCGTGGCCACGAGGTGGCAGCAAGTCCTGGCCGACGGGGCCGGAGCTGCGGCGGGTCCTGCCCGGGCCGGGCCAGGGGAGCCCCGGGGGGACCCGCGGGGGGACCCGCGCTGGCCGCGGAGCCACAGAacggctgggctgggcaggggccaCTGcaggtcatccagtccaacgTACCCTGCTCAGACAAGCTCTGCTAGAGCACGTCCACCCCGGGAGCTTTGCAACGAGGTGACAGTGGCTAATGTACCCCAAAACATTGTGGCCCAAACCGCGAAATGGCCAAAAGCATCAGCGGTCCATTTTATGCTGGTTTGGCAAGAGTGTCTCAGGTGTGGATGCAGAGGCACAGCCACGTGTGCCAGGATGGCTCTGGTGTGGGCAGGGCTGCTTGAAATAAGCTATTCATTCACCTGGAGCATTTTAGAAGAGGCAGCCAAAATGCTGGTTCTCTATGGTTTGTGTTTATCAAGATGATTATGCAACTGATAGATTTTGCCCCAAGGGAGGCCCCGAGAAGAGACCCGTAGATACTAAAATGTTATGTCTTTTTCAAGGCTGCAGGGTTGAGTGGTAGTCAGGTGCACTATAAAGCTTTTAGTATTTTTGTAGactacttatttatttaaactctAGGGAGAAAGcttatgattttatttcattattaccTCGCCTGCAAAAAGAGCAATATGGAATCTCATGCTCGTTTTAAGTCTTCTGAGCATTTAACATTAATGTTCATACCAGGACTTTTGGCTTCACAGCCCTGGAGAAAGTTACAGAGAGAGGAGTCGACCAATTTCAAACAAAGCTATTACAGCTTTAGTTTTACACTGAACTGAGTAGTTTCAGCTTGGGGAATAAGACAGAGCTCTGTGCATAAGCAGTAGCCTCTTGTGTACCAGGAGCATGTTTCTGCCACGTTTGAAAGGCTTGTAAACCTGTAAGGTCAGTATTCAGGATTCTACCCAAGGCCGAACCTGGCAGGGTACAAATACTTGTTTACTGCTCTGAGTACTTGGGCAGTGAGGTTGCAGGTATGTGATCTCTCCTTTCTCCGTCCTGTGCTGTGGAAAACTGCACAAGGAATGAGTTGGAGGAGTCCTAGGTGCTACTCCAGCAGCTTATCTTAGTTTGGGTAACTGGTAGCAACCTGGTGTTTGCATAGATAAATCAGGATGAAATCTTGGAATTGAAGTGTTTAGGATGTGGCTTTTTGGATGTGAAGCAAACTGGTGCAtagaggagagggaaggggtggatttCAGGGTCACAGGTTCATTTGGCTGACAGAAACTTGTAACAATGTAATGGTCAAAATTTCTGTACCTCTACACTTGGAAACCAGCTGACACCTCCATTTGGCTTTTGCCACCCTTCTTAATCAAACTATTCCCTTTAAACCTCTGTGTTTCTGAGGGGTCTGAGGCTCTGTGTCTCCATCATCCTTGCTGCCTGATTACCCTTCTAATGTGGGCACTTCTCTCCCCTTGCAAGGCTGGAACAGGGAACCCGTTCCTGTGCTGTAGAGAGCGGAAGTGTGTGGAGGCAGCAATGCACCTCAGGTTGTGCAGCACTGTGGTAGAGACCATAGGGTGCATCTCCTGCTCCTGAATCACAAGGCAGGTATCTTCAGCCCTTTGTTGACATTTCTCATCTGCTTGTGTCTTGGAAACATCCAGAGATAGGTTTGAGACACATTTTCCACGTGGCTTGGGACAGCAGTGCTAGCTCAGCTTTGTTATCAGGCTGTGCTCTGACTGCAGCCAGCCCTTGGAAGGGACTAGTCATCCCACTGGTGTGCCAGGCTGTTACCAGTCCtgacagggagggaggagaaagtcTGGGAGGTGTCCCAAAACATACCCATGTGGTTTGTTAGCCCAATGGCTTTTCCTTcaacactgatatttttttggCTTGACAGAGGTAGCCAGAGCCCAGAACTGCTGGCTGGGTGGGTGTTGAGTGAAGCCTTGCTGTGTCCTTGTGTCTCCAGCCTGCTGCAAACTAccctcctggctcagctctaCATCCGTTGGCTCCAATATCCAGGCTCATCCAACAGCTAATCCTAGGTGTTTCCCAgaagagcaggcagcaggatcCCAGCAAACAGGTGTGGCGTAACTGGCTCCCATACAGCTCTtgtccctctccttcctcctgcaacAGCTGGGGAAATGGCTGGGCTGCTTTGAATATGGTTAAGGACATGTCTCCTCTaacactgtgctctgctctAATAACAAACGGTGTGTTACCCCAGGAGAAAAGGACAATGAGATCAGCATGGGAAAGGGAAGGCCTTTGGAGAGATGGAGCCAATGTTTCTGACTGACCTGgccttttcttctgcctgcCCTTGCCAGGccaggggagagggaggcagggTGTCCTTGCAGATGACAGTGCTCTTCAGGAATCTCCTGGCATACAGCTTGACACTGTCTCTGGGTCCTTGGGAACCTAGGACAGGCTCCTGGCACTGTGTTTCGGCAGTGCCCTTTATGTGTAGAGTGGGATATGTGCCAGTCCAATAcgaaaagcagaaattatgcCATCAGTGGCACCCACAATAGTACCTGACCCAAAATAGCTCCCTAGGAAAAAACAGGGAGGCTGATTAGGTTAGACAAGCCTGAAAGAGAGCAAGATTTCCAGCTAATGATTGACAGGTGTAGGTCTGTGAACAGGGGCTATAAATCCCAGAGGTGAGCTCTCCAGCCACCCTTTGGGGAAAGGCCAACGACTGCTGGGAGCACTCAGGATTTGCCTTCAGTGAACCATGGGGCTCAGTGACCAGGAATGGCAGCAGGTCCTGACCGTCTGGGGAAAGGTGGAGTCTGACATCGCCGGCCATGGGCATATAATTTTAATGAGGTAGGCAAGAAGCTTCTGTTCTAAGATTAAAGCTGAGAGCCTTTGATGAGAGACATGTTTGTCAGTGTTTATTTCAACaagctgtttgctttcttgtaGGGTGGTGGGTTTTCCAGTGCTGTGGTTTCTGGGTTAAAAGTAACTCACTGTGTAAAGTGGCTGTGCTTCTCTGTCTCCATCTCTCTATGGGTGCAGGAGCAGGccaatgctgcttttaaaagatgGTGGTGCTTTGTCCCTCTGTCTCTGGTGGCTAAGCTTTGCTTTGGATCCCCATTTCCCAAGCACTACAGTAAGAAATGCTGGGGAGAATTGTGTGTCATGAGTCTTCAGGTGCTCTGCAGCAAGGATATatggaggcagggaaggaaatgagaggaaaatcACCTCTGTGAAAATTTTCTTGGAATTTactatttcagtaaaattatcTGTGAAGTACCTGAGTGTTTCCCTTTCTCCACCTTAGTGTCACCTCACAGAGCCCTGTTCATCCCGCTTTCTGGCCAGAAATCTGTGTGGTAACACTTGTGTATTACCTTATGATGAATCTGCAGTCTGGGTGTGTGAAATGAAGCACATCCTTCcccctgcttccctcctccATGACTCTTGTGTCAGAGCAGGAGTGCTCATGAGATCTCCATCTGAGAGGACACCAAACTCCATGAGATCCTGGTACCCTGACTGGGGAACACCCAGATACTGCAGTGGGAAACAACATTAGGTGGGCATTGGAGCGTAGCTTGTCCTTTAAAGAccagcagggatggagacttCGAGGAAATTCTCTTCAGATCTCCCCTGAGGTGGTGCAGAGTACAATGTGCTGGAAGGGTACAGAAAAGGCCAGGAAAGTCAGTAGCATTGGCTCCATCACTCAAAAGGCCTTCCCTTTCCCATGCTGATCTCATTGTCCTTTTCTCCTGGGGATATGGCACCTACTTGGGGGCTTTCCTACCCTAAGCATGGCTAAGGAAAGGAGCCCACACCATCAGGCATATCCACTGAAGAGCTCTGCAAAACCTTTTTTCAAAGATGAGACAAAGCAGGGAGCTgttttatttaccttctttatATGGCCCAGTTCAGCTGCCATTTGAAGGGAAAGGAATGAAGTGGGAATGAAGTGAGTGGCAATGTGATGGCTTTCCCCTCATGTGGTCCGGAGCAGGCATGCTGGAGGGGTAGCAGGAACCTGAGCCCTCCTCACGTATCAGTTTCTGTGAGGTGGCTACTTTGGCTCTGAATTTGCCACATGATGGTAAAAGCAGTTCCAAATGGAAAGGTAATAcaatttttattacaaatatcCCATGGTAGAGCATGGCATTAAATAAATAGATGGCAGCTCTTCCCCTGTAACTTTGTGCTCCCCAGTCAAACAATTTCTTGTTCCTCCAAGGAGTTtctgagggagaagagaggcAAGGGAAAgagggtgggaaaaaaaggcaggaattcCTTTGTGTCTGCATTCATAGGGTTGAGGGGCACAGTAAGCACTCCCATCCATCTGATGTTCAAGAAAACCTGAGTTCCAGATGTAAGGGACCTGTGGCTGGGGACTGCTaccaaggtttttttttttttttatctttgagaAGCTTCTAGAACTCTCCTTTCCTGGTAAATGAACAATGGGCTGGGAATAGAGTCCTTGTGAGAACCAGAGGTCTGCAGGTTGGCTCCTCAGCAATAGTAACTCAATGAAGacaagtggttttgtttggttttggttttccttcagATGAATGCAAGAACTCACCTCTCAGTACCACAACCAGCCTTGGCTCTTGTCTCTGTCTTCAAACAGTTAACATAACCCAGAGGACTGGTGCCAAAGAGTTAGCAGAgctgtatgaaaaaaatacagacactTACTCTGTTGCTCTAGTTGGACATGTTTAGGGCAGTGTCTCTGCCACGACCAGAGGGAATGGAAATAGGCAATGGTGATCGTATCAAGACGTGTGTAAAAGGATGGGATTACAGCAGACTCAATACTCAAAGGGAGGTATGTCAGGAGCTTCTGCTCTCCAAAGACAAGTCCCTCTATTTTTGTCCACAGACTCTTTCAGGACCACCCTGAGACCATTGAAAAGTTTGAAAAGTTCAAAGGCCTGAAGACCCCTGATGCAATGAAAGGCTCTGAGGATCTGAAAAAACATGGAGCTACTGTTCTTACCCAGCTGGGAAAAATCCTGAAACAGAAGGGTAATCACGAGTCAGAGCTGAAGCCCCTGGCTCAGACCCATGCGACCAAGCACAAAATCCCTGTCAAATATCTGGAGGTATGGAAAAGGGCAAGGAATCTTGGTGTCTGATGCGCAGTGAATGTGTGTAAGACATCTATGTGAGAGCTGTGCTTTTATTTACCAGTGACTAGTTGGACTTCAGTGAGTTCTCCCTCAAGACCAAAGTCTCTGTGTACAGGCAGCAGGAGGCACAGAAAGGGCTAATGGTATGCGAATAGTATGTGAATATCCAAATTTAGATTTCCCATTCCAAACACCACACACAGTCTGACTAACCCTTGACAACAATAAACCAACCCATGCAGCCTCTGCATGCCTGGGAAGCTGTATTACATAAGACCTGTCAGTGGCTGGACACATGGGACATACAATTTTATAGGAAGCCCTAGACCCATAAAACTAAATATTATACAAACATACGGCATGAATTTTCAGTCTTAATGGATGAGGCAGACAAAAAGTGGGAAGGGCCATGGTCTGCTCAAGGTCATGAAGCAGATCAGTGTCAGAGCTAGGAATAGAGCCCAGTTCTTCTGCCTAGCCCAGGTTCCTTGCATATTAAACTTCACTGTCTCTCCAGAGACTTCACAGAGGGCTACTGAATTAGCTCAGAGATATTTCCAGGCTCTGCAACCTATTTCTTAGTCtggcttttctgaaaataaaccttGAGTGTCccttcagtttttctctctctctttccttcctcacaGTTCATTTCTGAAGTCATTATCAAGGTCCTTGCTGAAAAACATGCTGCAGACTTTGGGGCTGATGCCCAGGCTGCAATGAAGAAGGCCCTGGAGCTGTTCCGAAATGATATGGCCGCCAAGTACAAGGAGTTCGGTTTCCAGGGTTAGCACATAAGCACAAAGGAACATCATGATGGAGGCCTGGCCAAGCATCTTAGATAGCTTCCCCAGCACTGTTTTGGACATCTAACAACTGGCCATCCATGATGTGTGGGAAAGCTTTGATGAGAGGCCAAGAGTCACTCCAGGCAGAATAGAGGCACTCAGAGTGATATCCATGATAAACTGTTGTTTCTTGGCTTCATgtatacaaaagaaataatctgcTTTCTTAGGAAAAATAATGTTAGAGGTTATTTGTGAGCTTCTGCctgtctcctttctctctctccctccctcagtCTCATCTGAGAGGCAAATGGCATGGCCAGAAATGAAGGGATGTGGAGGAACAAGGGAAGTGTTGAGTGTGGTGAATGAGAGAGTGAAGGGATGACCCAAATGAAAGTGTTGTAAGGATGGCAAGCAAAGACACAGATTCCCATTCTTCCCACAGGTCAGTCTGTTAGCAGGTTACTATGGCGAGCTTCCAGCACAGTATTACTTTGCTTTGTGAGGGTGAATGCAGCCGGTCAGTCTCCAGGGCCTGCCAGCTCTTGGAGGGTTTAGGTGTTAAACTTGCACTAGCAAAACTATAAAGAGCAGTACTGCCTGTGATCTGTATGTTTCTGGCAGCCGCCACTATGTATCTGAAGGTCTGTTGCACTGGGAAGTAAAGTATGtgtttctcagaaaataaaaatccctgcACCAGTGTTGTGTGTTTGCTCCTGGCTTTATAAACGCTCCAGTGAGAagggggggagaaggagaaagtggAAAGAGGTTTTGCCTACTTATCTGGCTGTGCCGCATCCTGCACTGTCAGTCCATGACCTGAGCAGCACATGGCATCTGTCTCAGCCGGGGGCTCAGGGCACTCAGATGTCACCATGGGGACGTGACCTGGATACCGGACCTCACAGCTCAAAAGAGCAGCTTAGGCTGAGAGGTGCTCCCTGACTGAAGGCTGTGGCCACTGCTGGGGGGATGTGGTGAGGTAGAGtcctttgtttatttattgGGAGGTGGCACGTGCAAGcagcttcagcttccagtaGCAGCACAGTGCATTGCTCCCTCCAGACACTGGAAAGAAGGACTGATTAGCTCAGGAGGGAGGCTGCAACAGCAGCATATGCTCTTGCGACTCAACCTCTGGTCTCTGTAGCCTTTTGAATTTTTGCTGAGGTGCCTCTGCAGTGCATGCTGCACTCTGTTTACAGATGCACACCCACGTCCTGTGGTGGACTTAAAGGACAGAGAGAGTGGCAAGATGCCTCCCTCTGCCGGTTGCCCTCTCCCCATCTTGATATCACGGGGTTGTAGTTAGGGGAAATGTGTGGAGGTGACATGGCTGCTCTTCTTTGTGTGGAGAAAGTATTGTGCCTTATCCCACTGAGTGTGAGGGCAAgcaccagaaagaaaaaatgaggtGCTCGGTAACAGGGGCTACTAGCAGGATCTGGTTCAAAGTACCCCCTACTATACTCTGTGCAGTGGAGACAGAGGAGGAGCCACCAGTTCCCTTAGAAATCAATCCTGAACCAGCATGAACTGCTGCGTCTTTGGTCAGGGAAAAGGCTACAAAATTTCAGTCTCtaaaaggagaaggaataaTAAATTCCTTCCCAGAAGAGTGCATCTCTGGTTTCTTGCTGTTTATAAATCCTCACTTTACCTCTGGGAGCTTGCTTGGGGTTTCAGCCTTTCAGAGAGGGTCACAAAAGCATGTGCTGTCACCTAGATGAAGTTACAGCCAGGTGGTCCCTGGCTTAAGCAACATGCTTCGTCTGATTCCAGTCTGGTCTGTCTGGTTCTGTGGGGAGGGCGATGTATTTAATTAAAGCCTAGGATTGCCTGTCCAACACAATAAGATTTCCTGCCAATGACAACAGACTCTGCTTTAGGATTAAAAACTCTGCTATAGCAGCTGCCTCTGTCAGTCTGAGTGGGACTAGAGTTATCCAGATATTTTTATGTAGGCCACTGTGGTGGAGGAGGGAGTGTTTGCATGTATGTTATGCCTAGCTACCCACTATTAGGTACGTGGACTAAATGTCAGTCCACTGGGAGCACTGACCCTTCTCTCTGCCTGCCTTACCCCACTGTGTCAGTGCACTAGGGACAATCCTTAAGTCCACCCCACATCTGTGGGATCTGATGGAGGTTTTCTGGTTGTATCTATGTCTCAGTGAAGGCATACAAGCTGAGATGAACCAGCAAGTTCAAACACCAATGACAGTGGAGCTATATCCATCAGGCTCGGTGGGCTGGGATGCTTATGGTGAAATCAATGTCAGACCTTTGCTACTCTGGATACTGATTGTGCTCTTGGCTGAGTCCTGACATAACTGCAGTGAAAGGGCAGTAATTCGTACACAGTGGGTCTATAAAGCTCCTGCAATGACCTCTGCTTCAGGAACAGGGCAAGTTTCCTAGAGCAAAGAGGATGATAGGGAAAGGATTTTTTATCTCCATGCTATATTGATTCAGAATCTTTGTTGTTCTACTGTGCTGATAGCACGTGGAGCTTTTCTGATTCATATATGGGACAAAGTCCTTCAGTGGAGATAAACCATATCAGCGTAAGCCCAGacattttcctgcctcctttCCAGGAATAGCTTTACATAAGGTGGATGGGTCCCAGGGACTTGGACTCAGGCCCCCTCCCCGCTAGCACCGTGTGGTGTCACATACACATTTCGGGTCGCTGGATGGGATGTGGATGGTGTGGCTGCCAGCCTCCTTGCTCCAGCACGTACATGCTGACTGCAGCCAGGTCAGGCTGCTCTCACTGCCGAGGTTTCCATTGCATGGCACAGCTCACCATGGCACCGAGCCACTGCCCTGTCTGCCCTCTCTTGGGCTTTGGTGTCAGACATTAGCCACTTGTCAGGATCTCAGATGCAGGGAGCAGGCCCTCACTTCCCAGACACTGTGCAAGTGATCCAGTCAGCCCCAGCCAAGGTACAACAgcactgcagcctgtgctgactgttccccttctctttccttctgcccGCAGATCCTGCCTGACTCCAATACACCTTCCAACATCAGGTGGCATCACAGAACAAGTGCTGGGGACCATACTATTAGTCCTGTGATCTGTCTCTTGGTCACCTCAGTGGGAGAAAGGGACAGGGCTCCAATGACTaattatgttaaatatttagCAAATTAGTATGAAGTTTCTGACATTCTTGGTGTTTGAACCTCCCTGCAGGGCTAACGTGAGAAAAGGGCAGGGAAGTTTTCAGTCCAAGTCACAGTCACTGAACAGATATGTCTGGTTTCTGTGAACTGAAGCACAGACAGTGCCTTAAGGATTTAATGTCTATATAACATCAATTTAATAAGGAGACTCAAATGCACACCTATACCACATGCTTTCAGATGAGGATTATTTTTGCCATGATCCTTATGTTTTCTACCACCTGGCCAAAACCTATCCTGTATGTTATGccactgaggagaaaaaatggTGGAACCAGGTGTTTCTTTGACGTAGACATGCTTgccaataatattttttccagaaggtGCATGGCATCAGAACATATCCTCTTCTTCTTGGACTCATTCTTCTCAGGTTTGCTCAAGGCTGCATCCTTGCTTGTTCAGGCTGTGCAGGGCTTAACAACTAGAGTCTCTTCTGCTTCtaagtacacacacacacggagacacacacacacacagacacacagacacagacacagacatcTATATACAACCACCAGCTTCAAAACACACGTTATAGCAAAGCCCATCTGTCCAAATCCTTCAGATTCCAGCATTCCTGTGTGCTGGTTCTTCCTTTGAGAGGATGATATATATGAATTCTCACATCATGCTCAAAAAAAGTACAGACTTGAAATGGCTAAGGTCTAACCAAGTGAGAAGACAGACTATGCAAGGACATGACACCTGGAGAGTACCGGTAGGTAGGGGGCTGTTAAATTTCATGAAGGTATGCCAACAGAGTCCAGAAGCCACCTGGAACTACAGtaagtgaaaaaagaaagtcCAATCGACCTCTTTTATCCAACAGGCTAATAAATGAGCATTTATGAACATGAAAGAGTCATAACAATGCAGCATTCTTGACCAGCACATAAATCCTTCTCTCCCCTGTGATCATAGGCACAACAAGTCCATCTCCCAGTCCTGTGACTTCTATAAAATCCTTATCCAAATGTCAGTAAAGGTGACCTTGTGGCTTTTTAAAGCAGTACTTAATAGTCACTTGGCTGCACTGTACCAAAGTCCTTTCCCAGTTTGGCTTTTCattccataaataaataaatggaacGAGCTGCTCCCACCttttcccccagccctgtggtGACCACCTGTGACAAGCCATGTCAGACAGGCAGGTCTGGGGCTCTCTTGGGCAAGGCAAGCAAGCCCTGGCACGGGGCATAGCAGCATAGCTGGTAGTTTTTGTGGAAAAGGCAACGTATATTTGGGATGGGGAGGGTATTGGAGTCTCCATTCCTCCCTCTGTGCCCCAAGAAAGGCATCTCATGCTGAAAGAAACAGCAGTTCAGCTGCGCTGAGCTGGCCAAATGGTCATTTGGGTTATGCCCATGTAAATGCGAGGGGGGACAGCCCGGATATGAGACTATTTCACTTCATTTAAACACTAGCTCGGGTATATAtcgtggggctgtggggctggttTACTGGATTTGCCCAGAGCTGCTAAGAGGAGGCTGTCGCTGGTATGGCTACTCTGCAATCCAGCAGTAGACATGACCCCAAAACAGTTTTCCACTTAACTGCCTCAGGTATTAAAAATGAGTACAACACAGATATTCATGTCCAGG includes:
- the MB gene encoding myoglobin, which encodes MGLSDQEWQQVLTVWGKVESDIAGHGHIILMRLFQDHPETIEKFEKFKGLKTPDAMKGSEDLKKHGATVLTQLGKILKQKGNHESELKPLAQTHATKHKIPVKYLEFISEVIIKVLAEKHAADFGADAQAAMKKALELFRNDMAAKYKEFGFQG